A stretch of Chitinophaga caeni DNA encodes these proteins:
- a CDS encoding DUF2185 domain-containing protein: MQIKKEYRLAEDQIMQIITPMGACIASDQITVEGKLVRYMYREEPETEFDSEWRFFSGNESQDYIDDPDNMAFFDVNTIVNYDKAIIPYLNLPEGTELERVDGSSEFKVIEG; the protein is encoded by the coding sequence ATGCAGATTAAAAAAGAGTATAGGTTAGCTGAAGACCAAATAATGCAAATAATTACACCAATGGGAGCTTGTATAGCATCTGATCAGATTACCGTGGAAGGCAAATTGGTAAGATATATGTATCGGGAGGAGCCAGAAACAGAGTTTGATTCAGAATGGCGTTTCTTTTCTGGAAATGAAAGCCAGGATTACATTGATGATCCCGACAACATGGCTTTTTTTGATGTTAATACTATTGTGAACTATGATAAAGCTATAATCCCATATTTAAATTTACCGGAAGGTACCGAGTTGGAAAGGGTTGATGGGAGTTCTGAGTTTAAGGTAATTGAAGGTTGA
- a CDS encoding helix-turn-helix domain-containing protein: MTIGSHIMLLRKQKNISRLGKHISTSGDIIGRYERDAIMPSIEVIIKIADMLDISIDNLVGKSDLVLDQATFKRLEDINALPPEAKE; this comes from the coding sequence ATGACAATAGGATCACACATCATGCTACTGCGCAAGCAGAAAAATATCTCCCGGCTTGGCAAACACATCAGCACCTCCGGAGATATCATCGGGCGCTATGAACGCGATGCCATAATGCCTTCTATCGAAGTCATTATTAAAATTGCGGATATGCTGGATATTTCTATAGACAACCTGGTGGGCAAATCAGACCTGGTGCTCGATCAGGCTACATTTAAAAGACTGGAGGATATTAATGCACTCCCACCGGAAGCTAAAGAGTAA
- a CDS encoding RHS repeat-associated core domain-containing protein — translation MKGEGNQQDYGLRVYDPRLGRFFSVDPLTNGYPMLTPYQFASNRPIDSVDRDGLEWTYNKTYDPKTGGTNIQFHVKLKLINRSEILKNENDMMKFASKQFSEAFKDIGDSKTTYSGTLNISLGTKEPNDFSATLIDDADQAIGGTSIFVNPKSNNSEINVYDSRKGVAASTPRAAENVAQDIVHELIHTAGPNHPDGANQAEDIQLIRNDRIAVDGTLVIDHMLSPSAILAKVIHNIMVYSNTKING, via the coding sequence GTGAAGGGAGAAGGAAACCAGCAGGATTACGGGCTGAGGGTGTATGATCCTAGGTTGGGGCGGTTTTTTAGCGTTGATCCTTTGACAAATGGGTATCCAATGTTGACGCCTTATCAATTTGCAAGTAATAGACCAATTGATAGTGTCGATCGTGATGGGCTAGAATGGACATATAATAAAACATATGATCCTAAAACGGGGGGTACTAATATTCAATTTCATGTGAAGTTGAAATTGATTAATAGATCAGAAATTTTGAAAAACGAAAATGATATGATGAAGTTTGCTTCCAAGCAATTTTCAGAAGCATTTAAAGATATTGGAGATTCCAAAACTACTTATTCAGGCACACTTAACATATCATTAGGCACGAAGGAACCTAATGATTTTTCAGCAACACTTATTGATGATGCAGATCAAGCGATTGGAGGAACTTCTATTTTTGTCAATCCTAAGAGTAATAACTCAGAGATCAATGTTTACGATTCGAGAAAGGGTGTTGCTGCTAGTACACCAAGAGCTGCTGAAAACGTTGCTCAAGATATAGTACATGAACTGATTCATACCGCAGGGCCCAATCATCCTGATGGTGCTAATCAGGCCGAGGATATACAGCTAATAAGAAATGATAGGATAGCTGTTGACGGAACTTTGGTTATAGATCACATGTTGAGTCCTTCAGCTATATTAGCGAAAGTGATTCATAATATTATGGTATATAGTAACACTAAAATAAATGGGTAA